DNA from Mucilaginibacter mallensis:
CAGGTAGCCTTGCAGGTTAACCGGGCGCAGAGCTTCTTCCCTCCCGGTGCACTGCCTCCGCAGGTTATCCGGTACGATGCTTCATCATTACCCGTTGGGGAGTTGGTGCTGGATAGTAAATCTGAAAATCTGAAGGATATTTATGATTTAGCTGCCACCCGCATCAGGCCCATGTTTGCTACCATTCCGGGCCTGTCGGCACCGCCGCCATTTGGTTCCAATGCACGTTCAATTATCCTGAGTGTTGATCCGGATAAACTCCGCAGCTTTAACCTTACGCCCGATGAAGTGGTTGACGCGCTGGCAAAATTCAACGTAATGTCACCGTCAGGTAATCTAAGGGTAGGCAGCATGATGTACCTCACTACCATGAACTCGCTGATCACTAACTCGGAGAGCTTTGGTAATATCCCCGTGATAACCAAAAATGGCGTGCCTATTTATGTAAAGGATATAGCACGTGTTACTGATGCTGCCGATATCACAGTAGATTATGCACTCATCAACGGCAAGCGCTCTGTTTATATCCCGATAGTAAAAACAGCTTCCGCATCAACCTGGAGCGTGGTGCAGGATTTGAAAAGCAAACTGCCCGAAATGCAGAACCTGTTGCCGAATGATGTGAAGATCTCTTATGAGTTCGACCAGTCGGTTTTCGTGGTAAATGCTGTAAAAAGCTTGATGACCGAAGGCAGCTTAGGCGCTTTGCTTACCGGCCTGATGGTACTGCTCTTCCTCCGCGACTGGCGCAGCAGTTTAATTGTGGTGATCACTATCCCGGTTTCTATATTGATCGGCGTATTGCTGCTCAGTTTATTCGGGCAAACCATCAATATTATGACCTTGAGCGGTTTAGCGCTGGCAATCGGCATCCTGGTCGATCAGGCTACGGTAACCATCGAGAACATCCACCAGCATTTGGAAATGGGTAAATCAAAACGGCTGGCTATTTATGATGCCTGCGAGGAGATCTCGTTCCCGCTATTACTGATATTATTGTGTATCCTGGCCGTATTCGCGCCATCATTTATGATGAATGGTGTACCAAAGGCGATGTTTCTGCCGCTATCGATGTCTATCGGTTTAACCATGATCGTATCATATGTACTGGCGCAAACCCTGGTTCCAATTTTAAGTAACTGGATGATAAAAGCCGAGCGTTACCAGCATGGCCATCATGGGCAGATCCACGCGCACGCAGGTGAAGCTTTAGACAGGCAGGAAGAAATCCAGATCAATGAACACCGGCAGGCAGAAACTGAGCATCCGGCGGATAATGATTTCTTTGAAAAAGTAAAATCGCGCTTTATCATCATCATCAATGCCTTAATGCCGCGTAAAAAGGTGATCATACTGGTTTACCTGTTTTCGGTAATCATACTTGCAGGTATTGGCTTTGTGGTGATAGGTAAGGACATGATGCCCAAATTAAACAATGGCGAATTCCAGATACGGCTTAAAGAACCTGTAGGCACAAGGCTCGAAGTAACCGAAGATAAATTTAAGCAGGTGCTATCCATCATCAATAAAACTGTGAATAACCATGTTAAGATCACATCCGGCTATATTGGTTTGGTGCCCAGCAGTTTTGGTAGCAGTAACCTGTATGTGTTTAACACCGGCACGCACGAGGCCGTTTTACAGGTGAACCTTGATGAGGATTACAAAATAAACATGGATGAGCTGAAGGACGCCCTGCGCAAAAATATAGCGCATGAGCTGCCCGAAATGACCATCACCTTTGAGCCTATCGACATGACCGAAAAGATCATGAGCCAGGGTGCTAACACCCCGATAGAGGTACAGGTTGCCGGTAAGGATATGCAGCAGATTGAAGGTTATGCCAACAAGGTTTTAGCCAAGCTAAAAAAGATCCCTTACCTGCGAGATGTGCAGATAAACCAGCCGCTGAATTATCCTGTAATTGCTATAACGCTCGACAGGTTGAAAGTTGCACAATTGGGCCTGAACGTAAGCGATGTTGCCCGATCCGTAACAGCCAGTACTTCATCAAGCCGCTTTACATTAAAAAACTTGTGGCTCGATCAGAACAACTCCTATACCTACCAGGTACAGGCGCAGATCCCGGAATATATCATGAACTCCATGGATGAGTTAAAGGAAATACCGCTGGTAAAAGGTCAGAGCAGCCCTACCCTTGCCGATGTTGCCACCTTTAAACAAACAACCGCTCCCGGTGAGTATGACCGTACCGGCCCGCGTCGTTTTATTACGGTAAGCGCCAACATCTATAAAATGGATTTGGGTACGGCAACCAGCGATGTGCAAAAAGCATTGAAAACAGTGGGCACACCACCCAAAGGCTTAATCGCGACCATCGGCGGTATGTCAGATTTATTAACCGATACCTTAAACAGTTTACAAAACGGCCTGGGCTTTGCCATCCTGGTGATATTCTTATTGCTGGCAGCTAATTACCAGTCGTTTAAATTATCGCTTACCGTATTGGTTACTATACCGGCGGTAATATTGGGATCTATAACAGCCTTATTGTTAACCGGCTCAACATTAAACCTGCAATCCTACATGGGTATGATCATGTCCACCGGGGTATCTGTTGCTAACGCGATATTAATTGTTACCAATGGCGAAAGCTTGCGATTAGAGTTTAAAGACGCTACAAAGGCGGCAATCACCAGTGCATCAGTAAGGTTAAGGCCAATACTCATGACCAGCTTTGCCATGATAGCGGGTATGATCCCGATGGCATCAGGCATGGGCGAGGCCGGCGAGCAATCGGCACCATTGGGCCGCGCGGTTATCGGCGGTTTATTTGCCTCAACACTGGCAGCATTATTCATATTACCACTGGTATTTGCATGGGTTCAAAACAAAACTACTTATGACGAACCATCATTAATGCCGGAAGAAAAAACATCCATAGAAAATTTAAATACATCACATCATGAAATATAGATTTTGTCTATTAATAGTTATTTGCTTATTTTTTGCTGCCTGTGGTGGCAATCAAAAGCCCGTTGACCTAAGCGGTGAAAAAACGCAGAATGCAACCAAATACCAGTTGGGTACGGTATCAGAAGAAGCACTATCGAGCTCGGCAAAACTGCCGGGGCAATTGGTTCCGTTTAACAATGTTAACCTTTTCCCGAAAGTAAATGGCTTTGTAAAAGAACTATTTGTTGACCGCGGTTCTGTTGTAAAACAGGGTCAGTTATTAGCCGTGTTAGAAGCACCTGAAATGGAATCGCAATTACAGGCTGCAAATTCGCGCTATTTACAGGCAGAAGAAAATGCTACTGCCAGCAAAGAAAAATATGCACGTTTAAAAGAAGCCGCTAAAGAACCCGGCTCTGTATCACCATTAGACCTGGATGATGCCTCATCAAAAATGAAAGCAGACCAGGCCATGGCACAATCCGAACATTCAAACGTGGAATCAGTAAGAACAATGCAAGGCTACCTGCGTATATACGCGCCGTTTGATGGGATGATCATCGAACGTAATGTTTCCCCAGGGGCATTGGTATCACCGGGCAAGGCTACGGATCAGCCAATGTTTATTTTGCAGGATATCCACAAAATGCGCCTGACAGTTGATATACCGGAGGATTATGTAGATAAGGTTGACCTTACCCAGCCGGTAACCTTCACCTTTAATGCCATGCCGGGTACACCTTACACCGCTAAGATCAGCCGTTCGGCAAACGCGCTGGGCAGCATGCGCTCAGAGGCCATTGAAATTGATGTGCAAAACAAAAACGGCCAGCTAAAACCCGGCATGTATGCCGAGGTGCAAATCCCAATGGTATCGGGCGCAAAATCATTACTGGTGCCAAACAATGCCATCATACGCTCAACCGAACATGAGTATGTAATAGCGGTAAACGATGGTAAAGCCAACTTAGTTAACGTAAAAGAAGGCCTTGCCAGCAGCGATTCAACCGAAGTATTCGGCAATTTAAAAGCAGGTGATAAAATCGTACTACACGGCAATGATGAGATCAAGCAGGGAGATAGTATAAATTAAGAGCTGAGTTTTATTGTTTTTTGTTTTACTAACCAGGCGGCCCCATAAGGGCCGTTTGGTTTTTAGAAGGATTTTTTTTAAAACCTCTTTCCGCCGCAGGCGAAGAGAGGGTGGTCGGGCGAAGCAAAGACCGGGTGAGTCGGCGGAGCGCGTTGAAGTTCCGCGTTAGGGATTGAAACGGATACCAGCCACGTGACTAAGGCCTTGTGCAGTATGAGTGGAAAGCCCGGGCCGCAGGCAACGCCCAAATTGTCAGAACCCGAATTTATAGAATTAAAGAATTTTTGAAATTTTGTTCATTTGAAAAATTCATAAAATTCCGGTTCAGACAATTGGCTGATAAATAAAGGCAGCATAAACGCGCTCCGCCGACTCACCCCGACTACGCTTCGCTGGTCGACCCTCTCTGCCGCAAGCGGCAAAGAGGGTAAATACAATATTTATAAGGCAACTTAGCTCCATTATCATCCGTCTTCCCAATAGTTATCAAACAAAAATTAACTTAATATTGTATCTATTCTAACCACACCATCAATGAAATCGATCATGAAAAAACTATTCCTTTTCGCTTTACTAGTTTTATGCGGAGGCTTTGCTTTTAGTCAGAGCAAAATGGCTTGCTGCAAACAGTCGGCTACGGAGCAATTTGCAATGCTGGCATCCAATAAAAAGTTTGTGATGTCGCACCCAAAACCGTTGCCCATACATTTCCAGAGCAGCATTGGCAAAGCCATTACTTATACTACGCCCGATGGCAAAACAGCCGATGCTTATGAGCTAAAGGCAAAAACACCTACTAATAATTACCTGCTGGTAGTTCATGAGTACTTTGGCCTTAATGATTATGTAAAGCGCGAATCGGAGCGGATATATAATGCGCTGGGCAATGTAAATATTATAGACCTTGACCTATACGATGGTAAATCAACAGACGACCGTGCCGAAGCGGGTAAACTGATGCAGGCTGTTAAAGAGGATCGCGCTATTGCTATTATAAAAGGCGCCATAGCTTATGCAGGTCCTAAAGCGCATATTGCTACTTTGGGCTGGTGCTTTGGCGGTGGCTGGAGCTTGCAAACTGCCTTACTTGCAGGCGACCAAACTGTGGCATGTGTTATGTATTATGGTATGCCCGAACAGGATATAAACCGTTTAAAAACTTTGCATAGCGATGTATTAGGCAATTTCGGCAATAAGGACCAGTGGATAAACCCAAAAGTAGTCGCCAAATTTGCTGATGACATGAAAGCAGCCGGCAAAAATCTATACCTGCACCAGTATGATGCCGACCATGCGTTCGCTAATCCAAGCGGCCCAAATTCAAATCCCACAGCTACCGCTGATGCCAATAAAAACACTTTAGCTTATTTAAAGGCAAGGCTGAAATAGGCTTTATAGTTGATAGTTCATGATTCATAGCCGGATGAAATTTGTTTTGACGGTTTGCTATGAACTATCAACCATGAACTATCAACTTTTTCGTAACATTGCACAAAAAAACCTGCCGTTTGACTGCATCTGCAAAAAAACTCTTTTCTTTTCTGCTTAAAGCCTCCATAGTGGTTTTGGCTTTTGTTTTTATATATCACCAATATTTAGAAAAGGGCGACAAGCTAAAGCAATTTGAAACACTCATAACAGCAATAGATCATACCAAGGTTGCTATCGTAATGTCGGTAGTTGTGGTACTGATGCTGGTGAATTGGTCGTTGGAGTCGTTTAAATGGCAATATTTAACGCGAAAGTTGGTAAACATTTCAGCCTGGGAATCCATCGAAGCGGTTTTTTGCGGTTTAACGTGGGCCGTTTTTACCCCCAATCGTATAGGCGAATATGCGGGTCGTGTACTGTTTTTACCGAACCGTAAACGCATACATGGCGTATTTGCCATGGCAGTGGGCGCATTCGCACAAAATACGGTTACCAATGTGGTGGGTTTGGGCGCTTTACTGTGGTTTTTGTACACTTTTATACACCTTAATATTTGGTTATATATAGGTATTGTAATAGTTTCTGTAGTTTTTTCCCTATTCCTGTGTATCTTTTATTTTCATATTAAGTGGCTGGTCAATATTCTGGATCACATCCCGTATATTAAAAAATATCACCGTTTTTTTGACATTATGCAGCGTTACAAAAAGCAGGAACTCATTAATATTATGTTCTTTTGCCTTACGCGGTATACGGTTTTTTCATTTCAGTATTACCTTATTATTCACCTGCTTATACCTGTGATCCCAATATTTGAGGTACTGCCATTGATATTTGTTTTCTTTTTTATCCAGTCGGCCTTGCCCTCGCTGGATCTGCTGGATATTGGCGTGCGCGGTACTGCCGCTACCCTGCTTTTTGTGCATGTAACCAATCAATCTGTAGCTGTAATTGTTACCGTATCGCTAATATGGTTCATAAACTTAATTATTCCTGCTATTTTAGGCTCCGTATTTGTTTTTAATCTTAAATTCTTTGATCGTAATTCATAGTACTATTTCTTTATTACTTACAGGCTTATACCTGCTGGTACTTATCTACCTTATTCGTGGCTGGTCTAACTTAAAACGACCACAGTTAAAGCCTATCAACTTTAAAACCAAGGTTACCATACTTATAGCTGCGCGTGATGAGGAAGAAAAAATAGCGCTTACCATTAATGATATCTTAGCGCAGGACTACCCAAAAGAGCTGACTGAAATCATCATTGTTGATGATCACTCCACCGATCGCACTGCCGAGATCATTCTGAGCTATGCAGATCAGGGGGTTAAGTTATTGCAATTGAAAGAGGATAAACCGCTCAACTCCTATAAAAAGAAAGCCATTGCCACCGCCATTGGCCTATCAACCGGCGACCTGATGGTGGCCACCGATGCTGATTGCCGTATGGGCTCAAAATGGTTATCATCGGTAGTAAATTATTACGAGACAAAGCAGCCGGTCATGATTTCATCTCCGGTAACTTATTTTGAGGAAAAGAGCTTATTTGAGCGCCTGCAAACACTGGAGTTTGGTTACCTAGTGGCTATGGGCGCTTCGTTTATAGGCAATAACCGAGCATCAACCTGTAACGGGGCCAATTTTGCTTACCGCAAGGATGTATTTTACGAAGTCGGCGGTTTTAAAGGTATCGATGACCTGGCATCGGGCGATGATGAACTTTTACTGCAAAAAGTGGCAGAGCGTTACCCAGGTAAAATTGGCTTCTTAAAACTTAGTGATGCCATAGTTTACACACACGCCAAGCATACCTTAGGCGAATTTTTAAATCAGCGCCGCCGCTGGGCCTCTAAATCAACAAAATATAAAGATAAAAAGGTAGTGGCGCTGGCAGTGGGCATCTGGCTGTTCAATGTATCGTTATTGGTGAATGCCGGCCTGAGCTTTTACAACATTTGCTTTTTTAAGCTGTTCCTTACCCAATTCTTGTTAAAATTTATTTTTGAAGCGATATTCCTGTTGCCTGTATTCACTTTCTTTAAACGCCTGCAACTGGTTTGGCTGCTTATTTTGCTGTCGCCGATACATATCATTTATTTTGTGTATGTAGGATTGATAGGCAACACCCGCAAGTACGTTTGGAAGGGGCGGACGGTTAGGTAAGAACAGTTAACAGATCGATCACGAAACATTCTGAAAGATTTTCATTCCCTCCCGTGGGAGTGGAGCGGCTCTCGCGCATTTCAGGTTTATCTCAATCCCTACATATACCACTGCTATTTTGTTAATAACAACTATAAGTAGCGTAAATACAACCATAAGTATTTGTATTTTTTTGATTCTGGAAATGAAGCCGGATACCTTTGCATTGTCGAAAGATTATTAAAAAGACAGTACCTATGTTAAACACTAAAATGATCGGCAATAGAATTGC
Protein-coding regions in this window:
- a CDS encoding dienelactone hydrolase family protein, with the translated sequence MKKLFLFALLVLCGGFAFSQSKMACCKQSATEQFAMLASNKKFVMSHPKPLPIHFQSSIGKAITYTTPDGKTADAYELKAKTPTNNYLLVVHEYFGLNDYVKRESERIYNALGNVNIIDLDLYDGKSTDDRAEAGKLMQAVKEDRAIAIIKGAIAYAGPKAHIATLGWCFGGGWSLQTALLAGDQTVACVMYYGMPEQDINRLKTLHSDVLGNFGNKDQWINPKVVAKFADDMKAAGKNLYLHQYDADHAFANPSGPNSNPTATADANKNTLAYLKARLK
- a CDS encoding lysylphosphatidylglycerol synthase domain-containing protein yields the protein MTASAKKLFSFLLKASIVVLAFVFIYHQYLEKGDKLKQFETLITAIDHTKVAIVMSVVVVLMLVNWSLESFKWQYLTRKLVNISAWESIEAVFCGLTWAVFTPNRIGEYAGRVLFLPNRKRIHGVFAMAVGAFAQNTVTNVVGLGALLWFLYTFIHLNIWLYIGIVIVSVVFSLFLCIFYFHIKWLVNILDHIPYIKKYHRFFDIMQRYKKQELINIMFFCLTRYTVFSFQYYLIIHLLIPVIPIFEVLPLIFVFFFIQSALPSLDLLDIGVRGTAATLLFVHVTNQSVAVIVTVSLIWFINLIIPAILGSVFVFNLKFFDRNS
- a CDS encoding efflux RND transporter periplasmic adaptor subunit, whose translation is MKYRFCLLIVICLFFAACGGNQKPVDLSGEKTQNATKYQLGTVSEEALSSSAKLPGQLVPFNNVNLFPKVNGFVKELFVDRGSVVKQGQLLAVLEAPEMESQLQAANSRYLQAEENATASKEKYARLKEAAKEPGSVSPLDLDDASSKMKADQAMAQSEHSNVESVRTMQGYLRIYAPFDGMIIERNVSPGALVSPGKATDQPMFILQDIHKMRLTVDIPEDYVDKVDLTQPVTFTFNAMPGTPYTAKISRSANALGSMRSEAIEIDVQNKNGQLKPGMYAEVQIPMVSGAKSLLVPNNAIIRSTEHEYVIAVNDGKANLVNVKEGLASSDSTEVFGNLKAGDKIVLHGNDEIKQGDSIN
- a CDS encoding glycosyltransferase family 2 protein, with the protein product MIVIHSTISLLLTGLYLLVLIYLIRGWSNLKRPQLKPINFKTKVTILIAARDEEEKIALTINDILAQDYPKELTEIIIVDDHSTDRTAEIILSYADQGVKLLQLKEDKPLNSYKKKAIATAIGLSTGDLMVATDADCRMGSKWLSSVVNYYETKQPVMISSPVTYFEEKSLFERLQTLEFGYLVAMGASFIGNNRASTCNGANFAYRKDVFYEVGGFKGIDDLASGDDELLLQKVAERYPGKIGFLKLSDAIVYTHAKHTLGEFLNQRRRWASKSTKYKDKKVVALAVGIWLFNVSLLVNAGLSFYNICFFKLFLTQFLLKFIFEAIFLLPVFTFFKRLQLVWLLILLSPIHIIYFVYVGLIGNTRKYVWKGRTVR
- a CDS encoding efflux RND transporter permease subunit translates to MSMVTSALKRPITVVVITMSLLIFAVLSAINIPIDIFPKLNLPTIYVIESYGGMSPQQMEGFFATGLQNQFLYVDGVKNISSKSIQGLTIVKISFYESTNMAEASAQVALQVNRAQSFFPPGALPPQVIRYDASSLPVGELVLDSKSENLKDIYDLAATRIRPMFATIPGLSAPPPFGSNARSIILSVDPDKLRSFNLTPDEVVDALAKFNVMSPSGNLRVGSMMYLTTMNSLITNSESFGNIPVITKNGVPIYVKDIARVTDAADITVDYALINGKRSVYIPIVKTASASTWSVVQDLKSKLPEMQNLLPNDVKISYEFDQSVFVVNAVKSLMTEGSLGALLTGLMVLLFLRDWRSSLIVVITIPVSILIGVLLLSLFGQTINIMTLSGLALAIGILVDQATVTIENIHQHLEMGKSKRLAIYDACEEISFPLLLILLCILAVFAPSFMMNGVPKAMFLPLSMSIGLTMIVSYVLAQTLVPILSNWMIKAERYQHGHHGQIHAHAGEALDRQEEIQINEHRQAETEHPADNDFFEKVKSRFIIIINALMPRKKVIILVYLFSVIILAGIGFVVIGKDMMPKLNNGEFQIRLKEPVGTRLEVTEDKFKQVLSIINKTVNNHVKITSGYIGLVPSSFGSSNLYVFNTGTHEAVLQVNLDEDYKINMDELKDALRKNIAHELPEMTITFEPIDMTEKIMSQGANTPIEVQVAGKDMQQIEGYANKVLAKLKKIPYLRDVQINQPLNYPVIAITLDRLKVAQLGLNVSDVARSVTASTSSSRFTLKNLWLDQNNSYTYQVQAQIPEYIMNSMDELKEIPLVKGQSSPTLADVATFKQTTAPGEYDRTGPRRFITVSANIYKMDLGTATSDVQKALKTVGTPPKGLIATIGGMSDLLTDTLNSLQNGLGFAILVIFLLLAANYQSFKLSLTVLVTIPAVILGSITALLLTGSTLNLQSYMGMIMSTGVSVANAILIVTNGESLRLEFKDATKAAITSASVRLRPILMTSFAMIAGMIPMASGMGEAGEQSAPLGRAVIGGLFASTLAALFILPLVFAWVQNKTTYDEPSLMPEEKTSIENLNTSHHEI